The Alphaproteobacteria bacterium sequence CACCGACGCGTGCATGTAGATGATGCTTTCCTGCAGCCAGATCCAACCGAGGCCATAGACATAGCGCAGCAACACGACGGCGAATTGCACCAGGACCATGAACAGGGCCAGCCAGGATATGGCCCGCCCCAGGCTTTCGTTCAGAATGTCGACGGTGCGGATGAAAGAGGAAAGCATGGCGGCTCCGCGCGCTGGGAGAGTCCCCGGGCCGACCGGCGGGATGGGGGCGGATGGCTCCGCAACCCGGCGCTTCGGCACTGCCCCGAACGCCGCGGCAGCGGCGCCCGGGGGTGAAACGAGGGGCGGGCGGGCCGGTTAGGACGCCGCCGCCCGCGCGGCCATGTAGCCGAGTTCGCCGATGGCGGCGTAGTCCATCGCCTGTTTCTGGAAGGCGGAGTAGCTGTCGTACACGCGCTTGGTGATGTCGTCGGTGGCGGCCATGGTGGCGATGACGTCCGCGGATGCGGCCCGCGCCTTGTCCAGCACGTCGTCCGGATAGCGTTGCAGGATCACGCCGTGCTTGTTCACCAGCGTGTCGAGCGAGGAGGAATTCAGCGCGTTGAACTCGGCCGACTGTTCCCAGGCTTCCGCCATCACGGCGATGGCGACGATCTGCTGCTGTTCCTTGGTCAGGCCGTCATAGAGCGTCTTGTTGATGCCCACAGACGCCACCGTGCCCGGCTCGTGGAAGCCCGGATAATAATAGTTCTTGGCGATCTTGTAGAAGCCGAAGGCCAGATCCTGCCAGGGGCCGACCCATTCGGTCGCGTCGATGGCGCCGGATTGCAGCGAGGGGTAGATTTCGCCGACCGGCAGGTTCAGCGGCGTCGCGCCCAGGGCGCGCAGCACCTCGCCGCCCAGGCCCGGCATGCGCATTTTCAGGCCCTGGAAATCGTCGATGCTGTGGATTTCCTTGCGGAACCAGCCGCCCATCTGCACGCCCGTCGTGTGCGAGGGGAAGGCCTTGATGTTGAAGCCCGCGGACAGTTCGTCCCACAATTGCTGGCCGCCGCCATAGCGGATCCAGGCATGGGTTTCGGAGCCGGTCATGCCGAACGGCACCGCGGTCATGAAGTTGTAGGCCTTGGACTTGCCCTGAAAGTAATACTCGGCCGCGTGATACATGTCCGCGTCGCCCGCCGACACCGCATCGAATGACTGGAAGGCGGGGACAAGCTCGCCGGCGCCATAGACCTTCACCGTCAGCATGCCGCCGGACAGCATGGTGATGCGGTCGGCGATGCGCTGGCCGGACGTGCCGGCGCCAGGCGAATTCTTCGGCCAGGCCATCACCATTTTCAGTTCGCGCTTGCCCTGGGCGATGGCCGGCGCGGCCAGGGTCGAGGCGGCGGCAGCGGCGCCGGCAACCGCGGCGCCCTTCAAAAAGTCACGACGTTCCACGAGCAGTATCCTCCGTATTTTTCACGCCGGCCCCTCATTCGATTCCGAGGCCGATCCACCCGCACGGTACGCCGGACGTCCATTGCGCACAACGGCTATGATCCTGTTGTGCGGTCGATCTTTGCCGCCGCTGTCAGGCGGGTCTGACCAGCACGTGCCGCTTGCGGCCGGCGGAGAGTTTCAGCGTTCCGGCCGCGGTCAGGTCGGCGGCGCCGATGGTTTGGTTCTCGTCGCCGATCGGCACGTCGTTCAGGCGGGCGCCGCCGCCCCGCACCAGCCGCCGCGCCTCACCGCCGCTGGCCGCAAGGCCGGCCCGCCGCAGCAGGTCGAAAGCGGGAATGCCGGCTTCCAGGTCCGTCGCCGGCACATCGACCGTCGGCAGGCCTTCCGCCTGGGCGCCTTCCTCGAAGGTGCGCCGCGCGGTTTCCGCGGCTTCCGCTGCCTTGGTCCGGCCGTGCAGCAGGGCGGTGGCCTCGGTCGCCAGGATTTTCTTCGCCTCGTTCAGTTCGGCGCCTTGCAGCGCCTCCAGCCGGGCGATCTCGTCCAGCGGCAGCACGGTGAACAGTTTCAGGAAGCGCCCGACATCGGCGTCCAGCGTGTTGCGCCAGAACTGCCAGTAGTCATAGACGCTGAGCCGCTCCTCGTTCAGCCAGATCGCGCCGGCGGCGGTCTTGCCCATCTTGGCGCCGTCGGCCGTGGTGATCAGCGGGCTGGTCAGGCCATAGAGTTGCGGCTGCTCCAGCCGCCGGCCCAGATCGACGCCGGAGACGATATTGCCCCACTGGTCGCTGCCGCCCATTTGCAGCACGCAGCCATAGCGCTTCGACAACTCCACGAAGTCGTAGCTTTGCAGGATCATGTAGTTGAATTCGAGGAAGGTCAGCGGCTGTTCGCGTTCCAGGCGCAGGCGGACGCTGTCCATGGTCAGCATGCGGTTGACGCTGAAATGCCGGCCGATCTCGCGCAGCAGCGGGATGTATTTCAGCTCGCTCAGCCACTCGTCGTTGTCGACCATGATGGCATCGGTGGCGGACGCCTCGGCCCCGAAGGTCAGCAGCTTTTCGAACACCCGGAAAATGCCGGCCTTGTTGCGCTGAATATCCTCGTGCGTCAGCAATTGCCGGGTTTCGTCGCGGCCGGAGGGGTCGCCGATCTTGGTGGTGCCGCCGCCCATCAGCACGATGGGCTTGTGCCCGGTCTTTTGCAGCCAGTGCAGCATCATGATCTGCACCAGACTGCCCACATGCAGCGAATCGGCGGTGCAGTCGAAGCCGATATAGGCGCGAATCGGCCCCGCGGCGGCGCGGGCGTCCAGGCCCTCCGTATCGGTGCATTGGTGGACAAAGCCCCGCTCTGTCAGCGCGGCAAGGAAGTCGGAACGCGGCATGGATCTGGCACTGCTTGTCGTCGGAAGCGAGGCCTGTACCATGCCTGACATGCAAGAACAATCGCACCCCTGGCCGCTGCTGCCCTGCCTGGCGCTCGGCCTGATGAGCGGCACCTCCATGGACGGGGTCGATGCCGCCCTGCTCTGGACCGACGGCGAGCGGGTGGTGGAGCCGCGCGGCTTTGCCTTCCGCCCCTATCCGCCGGCTTTCCGCGCCGCGCTGGCCGACGCCCTGCTGGCGCCGGAGGAACGGGCGCCGGCGTTGGAAGCCGCGCTGACCGATCATCACCGCGACGCCGTGCGAGGGTTGCTGGCGCAGACCGGCGTCGGGCTCAGCGACGTGGCGGTGATCGGCTTTCACGGCCACACCGTGCTGCACAAGCCGGCCGCGCACCGCACCTGGCAGTTGGGCGACGGCCGGCGGCTGGCGAAGGCGCTGGGGCGGCCGGTGGTCTGCGATTTCCGCTCCGCCGACGTGGCGGCCGGCGGTGAGGGGGCCCCGCTGGCGCCGGTCTATCACCGGGCACTGGCCGGCGGCGCGCCCCGGCCCTGCGCCGTGCTGAATCTGGGCGGGGTCGCCAATGTCACCTGGATCGGGCCGGGCGCGGGCGAGTTGCTGGCGTTCGACACCGGCCCCGCCAACATGCTGCTGGACGAATGGGCGCTCCGCCACACCGGCGAGCCGCTGGACCGCGACGGCCGGCTGGCGGCGGCCGGCACGGTGGACGCGGGCGTTTTGGCCGAGATGCTGGCCGCCCCCTATTTCGCCCGCACGCCGCCGAAATCGCTCGACCGGCTGGATTTCGGGCTGGAGGCGGTGGCGCACCTGTCCGCGGCGGACGGGGCGGCGACGCTTGTCGCCTTTACCGCGGCCAGCGTCGCCGCCGCCTGCCGGCATATGCCGGCGCCGCCGAAACTCTGGATTGTCGGCGGTGGCGGGCGGCACAATCCGGCGCTGATGCAGGCACTGCGCCAGCGCCTCGCCGCGCCGCTGGATGCGGCCGAGGCGCATGGCATTGACGGCGATGCGCTGGAGGCGGAAGCGTTCGCCTATCTGGCCGTGCGCTCGGTGCGCGGCCTGCCGATCAGCTTCCCCGGCACCACCGGCGCGCCGGAGCCGCTCTCCGGCGGTCGCCTGTTCCGGCCGGGGCGCGGCTGACCCGGAGCGGGCCGCGGCCGATTCCGAACCGGGGCAGGCCCGCCGCGGCGGGTGAACCCAAGCCGCCCGTGCTTCATGTTCCCGTGCTTCCCCGGACGGCGCGGAGCGGCGATCCGGGGTCTCTCTGGGGGAGGTGGCAATGGCGGGAGATCCCGGCCCTCGCCTCCGGCTCGGCCGGGAAAGCTCGGGGGTGTGGTCCGTCGCAGCGGGCGCACCCGCATCTCTTCGCGCTTCCCCGGGCGGCGCGGAGCGGCGGTCCGGGGTCTCGCTCCGAGCGGGCCGGCCGGAGCGGCCGCCCGGGTCAGTAGAAAATCTTGTTCTGCGGCATGCCCTTGTAGATATCGGCCACCTGCTCGCCATAGCCGTTGTAAATCAGGGTCTTGCGGCGCTCGTTCGTGCCGAGCACCCGCTCCTCCGCCTGGCTCCAGCGCCGGTGCGGCACGCCCGGATTGACGTTGGCATAGAAGCCGTATTCCGCGCCCAGCACCTCCATCCAGAAGCTCGTGGGCATTTCGTCGGTGAAGGTGAAGCGCACGATCGACTTGATCGACTTGAAGCCATACTTCCAGGGCACGGCGAGGCGCAGCGGCGCGCCGTTCTGCTTCGGAATCGGCTTGCCATAAAGGCCGGTGGCGATGAAGGCCAGGTCGTTGGTCGCCTCTGCCATCATCAGCCCTTCGATATAGGGCCAGGGATACCAGAAGGCCCGCTGGCCGGAGGCAACGCTCGAATCCTTGAACGTCTCCATGCGGAGATACTTGGCCGAGGCCAGGGGCTTGGCGAAATCCACCAGCGCCTTCAACGGAAAGCCGCTCCACGGCACGGCCATGGACCAGGC is a genomic window containing:
- a CDS encoding TRAP transporter substrate-binding protein, with product MERRDFLKGAAVAGAAAAASTLAAPAIAQGKRELKMVMAWPKNSPGAGTSGQRIADRITMLSGGMLTVKVYGAGELVPAFQSFDAVSAGDADMYHAAEYYFQGKSKAYNFMTAVPFGMTGSETHAWIRYGGGQQLWDELSAGFNIKAFPSHTTGVQMGGWFRKEIHSIDDFQGLKMRMPGLGGEVLRALGATPLNLPVGEIYPSLQSGAIDATEWVGPWQDLAFGFYKIAKNYYYPGFHEPGTVASVGINKTLYDGLTKEQQQIVAIAVMAEAWEQSAEFNALNSSSLDTLVNKHGVILQRYPDDVLDKARAASADVIATMAATDDITKRVYDSYSAFQKQAMDYAAIGELGYMAARAAAS
- a CDS encoding tyrosine--tRNA ligase, with the translated sequence MVQASLPTTSSARSMPRSDFLAALTERGFVHQCTDTEGLDARAAAGPIRAYIGFDCTADSLHVGSLVQIMMLHWLQKTGHKPIVLMGGGTTKIGDPSGRDETRQLLTHEDIQRNKAGIFRVFEKLLTFGAEASATDAIMVDNDEWLSELKYIPLLREIGRHFSVNRMLTMDSVRLRLEREQPLTFLEFNYMILQSYDFVELSKRYGCVLQMGGSDQWGNIVSGVDLGRRLEQPQLYGLTSPLITTADGAKMGKTAAGAIWLNEERLSVYDYWQFWRNTLDADVGRFLKLFTVLPLDEIARLEALQGAELNEAKKILATEATALLHGRTKAAEAAETARRTFEEGAQAEGLPTVDVPATDLEAGIPAFDLLRRAGLAASGGEARRLVRGGGARLNDVPIGDENQTIGAADLTAAGTLKLSAGRKRHVLVRPA
- a CDS encoding anhydro-N-acetylmuramic acid kinase, whose protein sequence is MSGTSMDGVDAALLWTDGERVVEPRGFAFRPYPPAFRAALADALLAPEERAPALEAALTDHHRDAVRGLLAQTGVGLSDVAVIGFHGHTVLHKPAAHRTWQLGDGRRLAKALGRPVVCDFRSADVAAGGEGAPLAPVYHRALAGGAPRPCAVLNLGGVANVTWIGPGAGELLAFDTGPANMLLDEWALRHTGEPLDRDGRLAAAGTVDAGVLAEMLAAPYFARTPPKSLDRLDFGLEAVAHLSAADGAATLVAFTAASVAAACRHMPAPPKLWIVGGGGRHNPALMQALRQRLAAPLDAAEAHGIDGDALEAEAFAYLAVRSVRGLPISFPGTTGAPEPLSGGRLFRPGRG
- the msrP gene encoding protein-methionine-sulfoxide reductase catalytic subunit MsrP, which translates into the protein MLIRTRPSWMIPEREATPESVYLSRRGLLGGAAGLIGAAAMPRLAFAAASDDLYPVARNPAFTLDRPITDEADATTYNNFYEFGSQKNIHRAAQSLKIEPWQVVIDGMVEKEIKIDAHDLIRKMPLEERLYRHRCVEAWSMAVPWSGFPLKALVDFAKPLASAKYLRMETFKDSSVASGQRAFWYPWPYIEGLMMAEATNDLAFIATGLYGKPIPKQNGAPLRLAVPWKYGFKSIKSIVRFTFTDEMPTSFWMEVLGAEYGFYANVNPGVPHRRWSQAEERVLGTNERRKTLIYNGYGEQVADIYKGMPQNKIFY